A portion of the Lentimicrobiaceae bacterium genome contains these proteins:
- a CDS encoding glycosyltransferase family 39 protein, protein MLRKHPAEWLFLLVILCASVLRFYHYASWSLSNDELSALYRLGYKNFHDLIQFGVMKGDFHPAGVQVFLYYWVKILGNSVAAVRFPFVLAGIFSVGIAFLIARRWFGEVTALFSASAMAVLEYFLLYSQLARPYSPGLLFSLATVWFWTKILFNQKSHWLNYAGFFLSVVLAAYSHNYSFLFVVIVGITGFFYLKKTNRIKYILSGITAAILYLPNLKIFLYQFAIGGVGGESGWLGKPHPGWITDYLFYAFNGSLLIVIIFVLFFLIPIILRFKKNRFNRFQLLALLFFLLPFLIGYFYSILRNPVLQYSILLFSFPFLLFFLFSFLPQKINVGTTTLLVIFLFTGIFSTVSGKKYYSTQHFGEFKDVAAKLCVWDEQFGEENVAKALQANNVWYINYYLKQLHHPVTFLQTKNDGNNDFRELKQVVDASSAGYFAYAWTKSVQEEVYDIIQTKYPYVIEDHDYSGMSRATLFSKKPIKQVAGEKVLFTLKTDMENAAVLGVDSVLRCTSCVKNGRYSLKLDSLHEYGLNITIPVQKYSGKIPSKIKISLWAMLSDTSAKAILVVDISSADKKPVFWAGREIQYFLNPNTWNQGFFRCNLPAGVKKGDLIKIYLWNPQKKTIFADDFCIQFQ, encoded by the coding sequence ATGCTGAGGAAACATCCTGCGGAATGGCTGTTTTTGCTGGTAATTTTATGTGCCAGTGTGCTTAGGTTTTATCATTATGCTTCCTGGTCGCTAAGCAACGATGAATTGAGTGCCCTTTACCGGCTCGGATATAAAAACTTTCACGACCTGATTCAGTTCGGCGTGATGAAAGGAGATTTCCATCCTGCAGGAGTACAGGTGTTTTTGTATTATTGGGTAAAAATCCTTGGAAATTCGGTAGCTGCCGTACGTTTTCCCTTCGTGCTTGCCGGAATTTTTTCGGTTGGGATTGCTTTCCTGATTGCGCGTCGCTGGTTTGGCGAAGTTACCGCTTTGTTTTCGGCATCAGCAATGGCTGTGCTGGAATATTTCCTGCTTTACAGTCAGTTGGCACGTCCTTACAGCCCGGGATTACTGTTTTCGCTGGCTACGGTTTGGTTTTGGACAAAAATTCTGTTCAACCAGAAATCCCATTGGCTGAATTATGCAGGCTTTTTCCTTTCCGTGGTGTTGGCTGCTTACAGCCATAACTACAGCTTCCTTTTTGTTGTCATCGTAGGAATTACAGGATTTTTCTATCTAAAAAAAACGAACCGGATAAAATACATCCTTTCCGGAATAACCGCAGCAATACTCTATCTTCCTAATTTAAAGATATTTTTATACCAGTTTGCCATTGGAGGCGTGGGTGGCGAAAGCGGCTGGCTGGGCAAACCCCATCCCGGTTGGATAACAGACTATTTGTTTTATGCTTTCAATGGCTCGCTACTGATTGTCATCATTTTTGTCCTGTTTTTTCTGATTCCCATCATTCTGCGATTTAAAAAAAACCGGTTCAACCGTTTTCAGTTGTTGGCATTGCTGTTTTTTCTGCTTCCTTTTTTGATCGGCTATTTTTATTCCATTTTGCGAAATCCGGTTTTACAATATTCCATTCTGCTGTTTTCTTTTCCTTTTCTACTATTTTTTCTTTTTTCTTTTTTGCCACAAAAAATTAATGTAGGTACTACTACTTTACTGGTAATCTTTTTGTTTACTGGTATTTTTTCTACCGTTTCCGGGAAAAAATATTACTCTACGCAACACTTCGGAGAATTTAAAGATGTAGCTGCCAAACTCTGTGTCTGGGACGAGCAGTTTGGAGAAGAAAATGTTGCCAAGGCTCTTCAGGCAAATAATGTTTGGTATATCAATTATTATCTGAAACAGTTACACCATCCGGTTACATTTTTGCAAACAAAAAATGATGGTAACAACGATTTTCGGGAGCTGAAACAGGTAGTAGATGCTTCTTCAGCAGGGTATTTCGCTTATGCATGGACTAAAAGCGTTCAGGAAGAAGTGTATGATATTATTCAAACAAAATATCCGTATGTGATAGAAGATCATGACTATTCCGGTATGTCGCGGGCAACACTTTTCTCAAAAAAACCTATTAAGCAGGTAGCCGGAGAAAAAGTTTTGTTCACACTCAAAACAGATATGGAAAATGCTGCTGTGCTGGGAGTAGATTCAGTATTGCGCTGTACTTCCTGTGTAAAAAATGGCAGATATTCCCTGAAACTGGATTCATTACACGAATATGGGCTGAATATCACCATCCCTGTGCAGAAATATTCAGGGAAAATCCCATCTAAGATAAAAATAAGCCTTTGGGCAATGCTTTCTGATACTTCGGCAAAAGCAATTCTGGTAGTGGATATTTCATCTGCCGACAAAAAACCGGTATTTTGGGCGGGAAGGGAAATACAGTATTTTTTAAATCCAAATACCTGGAATCAAGGCTTTTTTCGGTGTAATCTTCCGGCTGGAGTAAAAAAGGGTGATTTAATAAAAATTTATCTCTGGAATCCCCAGAAAAAAACGATTTTTGCAGACGATTTTTGCATCCAATTTCAATAA
- the rlmB gene encoding 23S rRNA (guanosine(2251)-2'-O)-methyltransferase RlmB, translated as MEAIHSGKDIDKLFIQNGLKGELFFELWKEVKERKIPFQYVPPEKLNRLTNNNHQGIVAFLSFVTYQRLDDILPEVFESGKVPLVIVLDRITDVRNLGAIARTAECAGADAIVVPEKGSAQMNADAVKTSAGALHHIPVCREPNLKFTLDVLKEYGFQVVAATEKADKLYYSADYSLPTALLLGSEEDGISHEYLKKADLQVKIPLLGEIASLNVSVAAGILLYEVVKQRSNLSK; from the coding sequence ATGGAAGCCATCCATTCGGGAAAAGACATTGACAAACTTTTTATCCAGAACGGACTGAAAGGAGAACTGTTTTTTGAACTCTGGAAAGAAGTGAAAGAACGAAAAATACCTTTTCAGTATGTACCTCCGGAAAAACTTAACCGTCTTACCAACAACAATCATCAGGGAATAGTGGCTTTTCTTTCGTTTGTAACCTACCAACGCCTCGATGATATTCTTCCCGAAGTTTTTGAAAGTGGCAAAGTACCGTTGGTAATTGTTTTAGACCGTATTACCGACGTACGCAATCTGGGAGCCATCGCCCGTACCGCCGAATGTGCCGGAGCCGATGCCATAGTGGTTCCAGAAAAAGGCAGTGCACAAATGAATGCCGATGCAGTGAAGACCTCTGCCGGAGCTTTGCATCACATCCCTGTTTGTCGCGAACCCAATCTGAAATTTACCCTTGATGTCTTGAAAGAGTATGGTTTTCAGGTGGTGGCTGCTACCGAAAAAGCAGATAAGTTGTATTATTCGGCAGATTACAGTCTGCCTACGGCATTGCTGCTCGGTTCGGAAGAAGACGGTATTTCGCATGAATACCTAAAAAAAGCAGATTTACAGGTGAAGATTCCATTGCTTGGCGAAATTGCTTCGCTCAACGTAAGCGTGGCTGCCGGAATTCTTTTGTACGAGGTAGTAAAACAAAGAAGTAACCTTTCCAAATAA
- the rmuC gene encoding DNA recombination protein RmuC yields the protein MTFLYLFTGLLVGIILGWVIALNKQRSTQQKLNDQIANLEKENLLKLAETEKQKGIIQERLNLLQEESVKMQNELFTERERVAAQADRLARSEEIFRNMQEKLSTQKQEMEDLQTRFSAEFKNLANEILKQNSREFTEANVKNLGEILNPLKENLTDFRKMVKDAYENETRDKVSLKQEVRSLFDLNRKLSQDAENLTKALKGDVKKQGNWGEIILERVLERSGLTKGVEYETQFTARNEQGSPIRPDVIIRLPDNKHIIIDSKVTLVAYEAFVNAESQDDRDRYLKQHIEALRSHIKGLSEKNYQSAELFDSPDFVLLFMPVEAAFSTAIQTDVELFTFAWERKIVIVSPTTLLATLRTIASIWKQEKQTQNALEIARHGGNLYDKFVSFLEDMKKISTQLNTLQNTFSDAEKKLSTGSGNLIGRVEKLRELGVKVSKVIPDKYRQNGELLEEENK from the coding sequence ATGACTTTTTTGTATCTTTTTACAGGACTTTTAGTTGGAATAATTCTTGGCTGGGTAATAGCCCTGAATAAACAACGTTCGACACAACAAAAACTCAACGACCAGATTGCGAACCTTGAAAAGGAAAATCTGCTTAAACTTGCTGAGACAGAAAAACAAAAGGGAATAATCCAGGAAAGGCTCAACCTTTTGCAGGAAGAATCTGTGAAAATGCAAAACGAGCTGTTTACCGAACGCGAACGAGTTGCCGCACAGGCAGACCGCCTTGCCCGTTCTGAGGAAATCTTCCGGAACATGCAGGAGAAACTTTCCACCCAGAAGCAGGAAATGGAAGACTTACAAACCAGATTTTCCGCCGAATTTAAAAATCTTGCCAACGAAATTCTGAAGCAAAACTCAAGGGAATTCACCGAAGCCAATGTGAAAAATCTGGGAGAAATCCTCAATCCGTTGAAGGAAAATCTTACCGATTTCCGGAAAATGGTAAAAGATGCCTATGAGAATGAAACACGCGACAAAGTAAGCCTGAAACAGGAAGTAAGAAGCCTTTTCGATCTGAATCGCAAGCTGAGTCAGGATGCCGAAAATCTCACCAAAGCACTGAAAGGCGATGTAAAAAAACAGGGAAACTGGGGCGAAATCATATTGGAAAGAGTGCTGGAGCGTTCTGGACTTACCAAGGGTGTGGAATACGAAACACAGTTTACTGCCCGCAACGAACAAGGAAGCCCTATTCGTCCCGATGTGATTATCCGGCTTCCTGATAATAAGCATATTATCATTGACTCCAAAGTTACTCTGGTTGCCTATGAAGCTTTCGTAAATGCCGAAAGCCAGGACGACCGCGACCGTTACCTGAAGCAGCATATTGAAGCTCTCCGCAGTCACATAAAAGGGCTGAGCGAAAAAAATTACCAGTCGGCGGAACTTTTCGATTCTCCTGATTTTGTACTTCTTTTTATGCCTGTGGAAGCCGCATTCAGCACGGCTATCCAAACAGATGTAGAATTATTTACTTTTGCATGGGAACGAAAAATTGTGATTGTAAGTCCTACTACCCTGCTGGCTACATTACGTACGATTGCTTCCATATGGAAACAGGAAAAGCAAACACAAAACGCACTGGAGATTGCCCGCCACGGCGGAAACCTGTACGACAAGTTTGTCTCTTTCCTGGAAGATATGAAAAAAATAAGTACCCAGCTCAACACACTGCAAAACACTTTTTCCGATGCCGAAAAGAAACTTAGTACCGGTAGCGGGAATCTTATTGGCAGGGTGGAAAAACTTCGCGAACTGGGTGTAAAAGTAAGTAAAGTGATTCCGGATAAATACCGACAAAACGGAGAATTGTTAGAAGAAGAAAACAAATAA